One segment of Streptomyces bathyalis DNA contains the following:
- a CDS encoding DUF485 domain-containing protein, producing the protein MAFNTGEQHGFFDDYGTYPDSPSHPPRPPHPPRPSYGPPPTHAPSVPAHADTELLRLRSAYRWLRRSMTVAVLGYFTVYLGMAAYLPDLMARSVFGAINLGVFLGLLLIPITLLTILTYELFARVTVDPISHRVRIADEERRESEEDGR; encoded by the coding sequence ATGGCGTTCAACACCGGCGAACAACATGGATTCTTCGACGACTACGGAACGTATCCGGATTCACCCTCGCATCCACCCCGGCCGCCGCACCCCCCACGCCCCTCGTACGGTCCGCCCCCCACGCACGCCCCGAGCGTCCCGGCCCACGCGGACACCGAGCTCCTGCGGCTGCGCAGCGCCTACAGGTGGCTGCGCCGCAGCATGACCGTGGCCGTCCTCGGCTACTTCACCGTCTATCTCGGCATGGCCGCATACCTGCCGGACCTCATGGCACGGTCCGTGTTCGGCGCCATCAATCTCGGCGTCTTCCTCGGACTTCTGCTGATCCCCATCACCCTGCTGACGATCCTCACCTACGAGCTCTTCGCCCGCGTCACCGTCGACCCCATATCGCACAGAGTGCGCATCGCCGACGAGGAACGGCGCGAGAGCGAGGAGGACGGCAGGTGA
- a CDS encoding ABC transporter ATP-binding protein, producing MTTAVADPRSGGSGAQAVAASARQLVKAYGSGETRVVALDHVDVDIARGAFTAIMGPSGSGKSTLMHCLAGLDSVTEGRIRIGEQEITGLKDKKLTKLRRDRIGFIFQAYNLLPTLNALENITLPMDIAGRKPDKQWLETVIATVGLEDRLKHRPTQLSGGQQQRVAVARALAARPEIIFGDEPTGNLDSRAGAEMLGFLRRSVDELGQTIVMVTHDPVAAAYADRVLYLADGRIVDEMYRPTAEAVLDKMLRLAESTDPGAVAQSGAAPAAGPAGRRTPDGLEAFGTFDDGLEDRRDGSGRGVDFDAFGTNGSRP from the coding sequence ATGACGACGGCTGTAGCGGACCCCAGGAGCGGGGGCAGCGGGGCCCAGGCCGTTGCCGCCTCCGCCCGTCAGCTGGTCAAGGCGTACGGGTCGGGCGAGACGCGGGTCGTCGCGCTCGACCACGTCGATGTGGACATCGCACGCGGCGCGTTCACCGCGATCATGGGGCCTTCGGGCTCCGGCAAGTCGACCCTGATGCACTGCCTGGCCGGTCTGGACTCGGTCACCGAGGGGCGCATCCGGATCGGCGAGCAGGAGATCACCGGCCTGAAGGACAAGAAACTGACGAAGCTGCGGCGTGACCGCATCGGCTTCATCTTCCAGGCCTACAACCTGCTTCCGACGCTCAACGCCCTGGAGAACATCACCCTCCCCATGGACATCGCGGGCCGTAAGCCCGACAAGCAGTGGCTGGAGACGGTCATCGCCACCGTCGGCCTCGAGGACCGGCTCAAGCACAGGCCGACCCAGCTCTCCGGCGGTCAGCAGCAGCGGGTCGCCGTCGCGCGTGCGCTGGCGGCACGTCCCGAGATCATCTTCGGTGACGAGCCGACGGGCAATCTCGACTCCCGTGCGGGCGCGGAGATGCTGGGCTTCCTGCGGCGTTCGGTCGACGAGCTGGGGCAGACCATCGTGATGGTCACGCACGACCCGGTGGCCGCCGCGTACGCGGACCGCGTCCTGTATCTCGCGGACGGGCGCATCGTCGACGAGATGTACCGTCCGACCGCCGAGGCCGTGCTGGACAAGATGCTGCGCCTCGCGGAGAGCACCGACCCCGGGGCGGTCGCGCAGTCGGGAGCGGCCCCGGCCGCGGGTCCGGCCGGGCGCCGTACCCCGGACGGGCTGGAGGCGTTCGGCACCTTCGACGACGGTCTCGAGGACCGCCGGGACGGCAGCGGACGCGGCGTGGACTTCGACGCCTTCGGCACCAACGGGAGCCGGCCGTGA
- a CDS encoding ABC transporter permease — MTVFKASLRNFFAHKGRMALSAVAVLLSVAFVCGTLVFTDTMNTTFDRLFASTAADVTVSPKKTDESGDDQRTARPRTLPASALAKARDAEGAKSAEGVVASEQVTVVDGDDKNIGSTTGAPTIAANWTSDDRRTMKITSGHAPRGASEVMVDADTAEKRGLKVGDELRTIAATGDFSARISGIATFQVTNPGAAIVYFDTRTAQRELLGGTGSYTNIAVTAEQGVTHALLKKNVTAELGAGEYKYQTQKQAADSNREQIGSFLDVMKYALLGFAGIALLVGIFLIVNTFSMLVAQRTREIGLMRAIGSSRRQVNRSVLIEALLLGVVGSVLGVGAGVGLAVGLMELMGQLGMNLSTSELTIKWTTPVTGLVLGVLVTMLAAYLPARRAGRVSPMAALRDAGTPADAKAGVVRAVLGILLTGGGGAGLYAATQAEKAAEGSMYLGAGVVLTLVGFIVVGPVLAGALVRVLSVVTLRPFGGRVGRLAERNALRNPRRTGATAAALMIGLALVASLSVVGSSMVASATQELDRSVGADFIIQSGNGQPITPAVERKLKASKSLETVTSYKMVAARVTTPDGKSGKEQLAATDPSYMKDLRREVKSGDLAAAYDRDAMSVGSAYAKEHGVRTGDKLKVAFAGGRTAELTVAAVTKEETSVDRGAMYTDIATARRHLPEAQLPPSVMMFGSAQDGEEDAAYTALKKELKPYPQYQVRDQADFKETLQDQVGQMLNMVYGLLALAIIVAVLGVVNTLALSVVERTREIGLMRAIGLARRQLRRMIRLESVVIALFGAMLGLGLGMCWGAAAQKLLALEGLNVLEIPWPTIGAVFVGSALVGLVAALVPAFRAGRMNVLNAIATE; from the coding sequence GTGACCGTGTTCAAGGCATCGCTGCGCAACTTCTTCGCGCACAAGGGGAGGATGGCGCTCAGCGCCGTCGCCGTCCTGCTGTCCGTGGCGTTCGTGTGCGGCACGCTCGTCTTCACCGACACCATGAACACCACCTTCGACCGGCTCTTCGCCTCCACCGCGGCCGACGTGACCGTCAGCCCGAAGAAGACGGACGAGTCCGGCGATGACCAGCGCACGGCCAGGCCCCGCACCCTGCCCGCCTCCGCGCTGGCGAAGGCGCGGGACGCCGAGGGCGCCAAGTCCGCGGAGGGCGTGGTCGCCAGCGAGCAGGTCACCGTCGTCGACGGCGACGACAAGAACATCGGCTCCACCACCGGGGCGCCCACCATCGCCGCCAACTGGACGTCGGACGACCGCAGGACGATGAAGATCACCTCGGGGCACGCCCCGCGTGGCGCGTCCGAGGTCATGGTGGACGCGGACACCGCGGAGAAGCGCGGCCTGAAGGTCGGCGACGAGCTGCGGACCATCGCCGCCACCGGAGACTTCTCCGCACGCATCTCCGGCATCGCCACGTTCCAGGTCACCAACCCCGGTGCGGCGATCGTCTACTTCGACACGAGGACCGCTCAGCGGGAACTGCTCGGCGGCACCGGCTCGTACACGAACATCGCGGTCACCGCCGAACAGGGCGTCACGCACGCCCTGTTGAAGAAGAACGTGACCGCGGAGCTCGGCGCGGGCGAGTACAAGTACCAGACGCAGAAGCAGGCCGCGGACTCCAACCGGGAGCAGATCGGCTCCTTCCTCGACGTGATGAAGTACGCGCTGCTCGGATTCGCGGGCATCGCCCTGCTGGTGGGCATCTTCCTCATCGTCAACACCTTCTCGATGCTGGTCGCGCAGCGCACCCGCGAGATCGGGCTGATGCGGGCCATCGGATCCAGCCGCCGGCAGGTCAACAGGTCCGTGCTCATCGAGGCGTTGCTGCTGGGCGTCGTGGGATCCGTGCTGGGCGTGGGTGCCGGAGTGGGCCTGGCCGTCGGGCTGATGGAGCTCATGGGTCAGCTGGGCATGAACCTGAGCACGTCCGAGCTGACCATCAAGTGGACGACGCCCGTCACCGGCCTCGTCCTGGGCGTCCTGGTCACGATGCTCGCGGCGTATCTCCCCGCCCGCCGCGCGGGCCGGGTCTCCCCGATGGCGGCGCTGCGGGACGCGGGCACCCCCGCGGACGCGAAGGCGGGGGTGGTGCGCGCCGTCCTGGGGATCCTGCTCACGGGCGGCGGCGGCGCCGGTCTCTACGCCGCCACGCAGGCGGAGAAGGCGGCCGAAGGGTCGATGTATCTCGGGGCCGGCGTCGTGCTGACCCTGGTCGGCTTCATCGTCGTCGGACCGGTACTCGCGGGGGCGCTGGTGCGGGTGCTGTCGGTGGTGACGCTGCGGCCGTTCGGCGGCCGGGTGGGGCGCCTGGCCGAGCGGAACGCGCTGCGCAATCCCCGCCGTACGGGCGCCACGGCCGCGGCGCTGATGATCGGGCTGGCGCTCGTCGCGTCGCTGTCGGTCGTCGGCTCCTCGATGGTCGCCTCGGCGACGCAGGAGCTGGACCGTTCCGTGGGTGCGGACTTCATCATCCAGTCGGGCAACGGCCAGCCGATCACTCCCGCCGTGGAGAGGAAGCTCAAGGCGTCGAAGTCCCTGGAGACGGTGACCTCCTACAAGATGGTCGCCGCCCGCGTCACCACACCGGACGGCAAGTCGGGCAAGGAGCAGCTCGCCGCGACCGACCCCTCGTACATGAAGGACCTGCGCCGCGAGGTGAAGTCCGGCGACCTGGCGGCGGCGTACGACCGGGACGCCATGTCGGTGGGCTCGGCCTACGCCAAGGAGCACGGCGTCAGGACGGGCGACAAGCTGAAGGTCGCGTTCGCGGGCGGCCGTACGGCGGAACTCACCGTCGCCGCGGTCACCAAGGAGGAGACCAGCGTCGACCGGGGAGCGATGTACACGGACATCGCCACCGCGCGCCGCCACCTCCCGGAGGCCCAACTGCCGCCCAGCGTCATGATGTTCGGGTCGGCGCAGGACGGCGAGGAGGACGCGGCGTACACGGCTCTGAAGAAGGAGCTGAAGCCCTACCCGCAGTACCAGGTGCGCGACCAGGCCGACTTCAAGGAGACCCTGCAGGACCAGGTGGGGCAGATGCTCAACATGGTCTACGGGCTGCTGGCGCTGGCGATCATCGTCGCGGTGCTGGGAGTGGTGAACACCCTCGCGCTCTCCGTCGTCGAACGCACCCGTGAGATCGGCCTGATGAGGGCCATCGGTCTCGCGCGGCGGCAGCTGCGTCGCATGATCCGGCTGGAGTCGGTCGTCATCGCGCTCTTCGGCGCCATGCTCGGCCTCGGTCTCGGAATGTGCTGGGGCGCTGCCGCCCAGAAGCTGCTGGCGCTGGAAGGGCTGAACGTGCTGGAGATCCCCTGGCCGACGATCGGCGCGGTCTTCGTCGGCTCCGCCCTGGTGGGTCTCGTGGCGGCGCTGGTCCCGGCGTTCCGGGCGGGACGGATGAACGTGCTGAACGCGATCGCCACGGAGTGA
- the mfd gene encoding transcription-repair coupling factor produces the protein MSLTGLLDALSRDPAMQEAVEAAADGNRHHVDLVGPTAARPFAVAALARSAGRPVLAVTATGREAEDLTASLRSLLPPESVVEYPSWETLPHERLSPRSDTVGRRLAVLRRLAHPDEAGDAGTGPVSVVVAPVRAVLQPQVKGLGDLEPVALRQGQSCDMDEVVDALAAAAYSRVELVEKRGEFAVRGGILDVFPPTEEHPLRVEFWGDEVEEIRYFRVADQRSLEAAEHGLWAPPCRELLLTDDVRQRAAALAEKHPELGELLGKITEGIAVEGMESLAPVLVDDMELLLDVVPKGTMALVCDPERVRTRAADLVATSQEFLQASWSATAMSDSGEAPVDLGAASLWGIADLRERARELGMMWWSVSPFSPGAASGDGVPDGVPEDAPTQDDDGADVLRLGMRAPESYRGDTARALADTKEWLSAGWRCVYVTEAHGPAVRTVEVLSGEGIAARQEGDLGDIAPSVVHVARGSLDNGFVAPELKLAVLTETDLSGQRAAGREAARMPVRRRKQIDPLSLVPGDYIVHEQHGVGRYVEMVQRTVQGATREYLLVEYASAKRGQPGDRLFVPTDQLEQVTKYVGGEQPSLHRLGGADWTKTKARAKKAVKEIAADLIRLYSARMAAPGHTFGPDSPWQRELEDAFPYAETPDQLTTIGEVKEDMEKSVPMDRLICGDVGYGKTEIAVRAAFKAVQDGKQVAVLVPTTLLVQQHFSTFSERYGQFPVNVRALSRFQTESEARAVVEGLRDGTVDVVIGTHRLFSSDTKFKDLGLLIVDEEQRFGVEHKEQLKKLRANVDVLSMSATPIPRTLEMAVTGIREMSTITTPPEERHPVLTFVGPYEEKQIGAAIRRELLREGQVFYIHNRVESIERAAARLRQIVPEARIATAHGQMSEQALEQVVIDFWEKKSDVLVATTIVENGIDISNANTLVVERGDNFGLSQLHQLRGRVGRGRERGYAYFLYPPEKPLTETAHERLATIAQHTEMGAGMYVAMKDLEIRGAGNLLGGEQSGHIAGVGFDLYVRMVGEAVADYRNALEQGGEVEEAPLEVKIELPVDAHVPHDYAPGERLRLQAYRAIASANSEEDITAVREELADRYGPLPEPVENLLLVAGLRMLARSCGVTDITLQGNNVRFTPVELRESQELRLKRVYPGSVIKKATRQVLVPRPKPGGIGGKPVVGGELLAWVGEFLTTVPGS, from the coding sequence ATGAGTCTCACCGGACTGCTCGACGCTCTCTCGCGTGACCCCGCGATGCAGGAGGCTGTCGAGGCCGCCGCCGACGGCAACCGTCACCATGTCGACCTCGTCGGTCCCACCGCCGCCCGGCCCTTCGCGGTGGCGGCGCTCGCGCGGTCGGCCGGCCGTCCGGTGCTGGCCGTGACGGCCACGGGCCGCGAGGCGGAGGACCTGACGGCTTCCCTGCGCTCGCTGCTGCCGCCCGAGAGCGTCGTGGAGTACCCGTCGTGGGAGACGCTGCCGCACGAGCGGCTCTCGCCCCGCTCCGACACCGTCGGCCGCCGCCTCGCCGTGCTGCGGCGCCTGGCGCACCCCGACGAGGCGGGCGACGCGGGCACGGGTCCGGTCAGCGTGGTCGTCGCGCCCGTACGGGCCGTGCTCCAGCCGCAGGTCAAGGGTCTCGGGGACCTGGAGCCCGTCGCGCTGCGGCAGGGGCAGAGCTGCGACATGGACGAGGTCGTCGACGCGCTGGCCGCGGCTGCCTACTCGCGCGTGGAACTGGTCGAGAAGCGCGGCGAGTTCGCCGTGCGCGGCGGCATCCTCGACGTCTTCCCGCCGACCGAGGAGCACCCGCTGCGCGTGGAGTTCTGGGGCGACGAGGTCGAGGAGATCCGCTACTTCCGCGTCGCCGACCAGCGTTCGCTGGAGGCAGCCGAGCACGGCCTGTGGGCGCCGCCCTGCCGCGAGCTGCTCCTGACCGACGACGTACGGCAGCGGGCCGCGGCCCTCGCGGAGAAGCACCCCGAACTCGGCGAGTTGCTCGGGAAGATCACTGAGGGCATCGCCGTCGAGGGCATGGAGTCCCTCGCGCCCGTCCTCGTCGACGACATGGAGCTGCTGCTCGACGTCGTCCCCAAGGGCACGATGGCGCTGGTGTGCGATCCGGAGCGGGTGCGCACGCGGGCGGCGGACCTGGTGGCCACCTCGCAGGAGTTCCTCCAGGCGTCCTGGAGCGCCACCGCGATGTCCGACAGCGGGGAGGCCCCCGTCGATCTGGGCGCGGCGTCGCTGTGGGGCATCGCCGACCTGCGTGAACGCGCCCGCGAGCTGGGCATGATGTGGTGGTCGGTCAGTCCCTTCAGCCCCGGAGCGGCCTCCGGCGACGGCGTCCCCGACGGCGTCCCCGAGGACGCACCGACGCAGGACGACGACGGCGCCGACGTCCTCCGCCTGGGCATGCGAGCCCCCGAGAGCTACCGCGGCGACACCGCACGCGCCCTCGCGGACACCAAGGAGTGGCTGTCGGCGGGCTGGCGCTGCGTGTACGTCACCGAGGCGCACGGTCCCGCCGTCCGTACGGTCGAGGTCCTCAGCGGCGAGGGCATCGCCGCCCGCCAGGAGGGCGACCTGGGCGACATCGCCCCGTCCGTGGTGCACGTGGCACGAGGCAGCCTCGACAACGGCTTCGTCGCACCGGAGCTGAAGCTGGCGGTGCTCACCGAGACCGACCTGTCGGGGCAGCGGGCCGCGGGCCGCGAGGCCGCCCGGATGCCGGTGCGGCGCCGCAAGCAGATCGACCCGCTCTCGCTCGTCCCCGGCGACTACATCGTCCACGAGCAGCACGGCGTGGGCCGCTACGTCGAGATGGTCCAGCGCACCGTGCAGGGCGCCACACGCGAATACCTGCTGGTGGAGTACGCGTCGGCCAAGCGTGGCCAGCCCGGCGACCGCCTCTTCGTGCCCACGGACCAGCTGGAGCAGGTCACCAAGTACGTCGGCGGTGAGCAGCCCTCGCTGCACCGTCTCGGCGGTGCCGACTGGACGAAGACGAAGGCGCGGGCGAAGAAGGCCGTCAAGGAGATCGCCGCCGACCTGATCAGGCTGTACTCGGCGCGCATGGCGGCCCCCGGCCATACCTTCGGCCCGGACTCGCCCTGGCAGCGTGAGCTGGAGGACGCGTTCCCGTACGCGGAGACGCCGGACCAGCTGACCACGATCGGCGAGGTCAAGGAGGACATGGAGAAGTCGGTCCCGATGGACCGGCTCATCTGCGGCGACGTCGGCTACGGCAAGACCGAGATCGCGGTGCGGGCGGCGTTCAAGGCGGTGCAGGACGGCAAGCAGGTCGCCGTGCTGGTGCCCACGACGCTCCTGGTCCAGCAGCACTTCTCCACCTTCAGCGAGCGCTACGGGCAGTTCCCCGTCAACGTGCGGGCCCTGTCGCGCTTCCAGACCGAGTCCGAGGCGCGTGCGGTTGTCGAGGGCCTGCGGGATGGCACGGTCGACGTCGTCATCGGCACGCACCGGCTCTTCTCCTCCGACACCAAGTTCAAGGACCTGGGGCTGCTCATCGTCGACGAGGAGCAGCGCTTCGGCGTCGAGCACAAGGAGCAGCTGAAGAAGCTGCGGGCGAACGTCGACGTGCTGAGCATGTCCGCCACCCCCATCCCGCGGACGCTGGAGATGGCGGTGACCGGCATCCGCGAGATGTCCACGATCACGACGCCGCCCGAGGAACGGCATCCGGTGCTGACGTTCGTCGGCCCGTACGAGGAGAAGCAGATCGGCGCCGCCATCCGCCGTGAACTGCTGCGCGAGGGCCAGGTCTTCTACATCCACAACCGTGTGGAGTCCATCGAGCGGGCCGCGGCCCGGCTCCGTCAGATCGTGCCGGAGGCGCGGATCGCCACGGCACACGGGCAGATGTCGGAGCAGGCGCTGGAACAGGTCGTCATCGACTTCTGGGAGAAGAAGTCGGACGTGCTGGTCGCCACGACCATCGTCGAGAACGGCATCGACATCTCCAACGCCAACACCCTCGTCGTCGAGCGCGGCGACAACTTCGGCCTCTCGCAGCTCCATCAGCTGCGCGGGCGCGTCGGCCGCGGACGTGAGCGCGGCTACGCCTATTTCCTGTACCCGCCCGAGAAGCCGCTGACCGAGACCGCGCACGAGCGCCTCGCCACGATCGCCCAGCACACGGAGATGGGCGCGGGCATGTACGTGGCGATGAAGGACCTGGAGATCCGCGGGGCGGGCAATCTGCTCGGCGGCGAACAGTCCGGCCATATCGCGGGCGTCGGCTTCGACCTGTACGTGCGCATGGTCGGCGAGGCCGTCGCCGACTACCGAAACGCCCTGGAGCAGGGCGGCGAGGTGGAGGAGGCCCCGCTCGAGGTCAAGATCGAGCTGCCCGTCGACGCCCACGTGCCGCACGACTACGCACCGGGTGAGCGGCTGCGCCTGCAGGCGTACCGGGCCATCGCCTCCGCCAACTCCGAGGAGGACATCACCGCCGTACGGGAGGAACTGGCCGACCGCTACGGGCCGTTGCCGGAGCCCGTGGAGAACCTGCTGCTGGTGGCGGGTCTTCGCATGCTGGCGCGCTCCTGCGGCGTCACGGACATCACGCTCCAGGGCAACAACGTGCGCTTCACTCCAGTCGAGTTGCGCGAGTCGCAGGAGCTGCGCCTCAAGCGCGTCTACCCGGGGTCGGTCATCAAGAAGGCGACACGTCAGGTGCTGGTGCCGCGGCCCAAGCCGGGCGGCATCGGCGGCAAGCCGGTCGTGGGGGGTGAACTGCTGGCGTGGGTCGGCGAGTTCCTCACCACGGTTCCGGGGTCGTGA
- a CDS encoding HNH endonuclease family protein, translating into MPRARTTRTALLTALPLAVGLLASGCQVPGQGGGSNPGKSESPTSRESPTPTHSEGGPGPGSSDGSGAVSPFANPEGSKRGLAPVTSESERERARALIATVRTKGRGPRTGYEREAFGYAWKDTVDGVPLGRNGCDTRNDILARDGRKLVREQGSDCVVVSMTLHDPYTGRTVEWRKQRAMEVQIDHIMPLSYDWQMGAARWSESKRERIANDPLNLLPVDGSSNSAKRDSGPASWLPPDKRIRCAYSVRFAQVALEYELPVTAPDKRMMLRQCGG; encoded by the coding sequence GTGCCACGTGCTCGAACCACGCGCACCGCCCTGCTGACCGCCCTCCCGCTCGCCGTCGGCCTGTTGGCCTCCGGGTGCCAGGTTCCGGGGCAGGGCGGCGGCTCGAACCCGGGCAAGTCCGAGAGCCCCACGTCGCGGGAATCGCCCACGCCCACGCACAGCGAAGGCGGCCCCGGTCCCGGTTCGTCGGACGGCTCCGGCGCCGTCAGCCCGTTCGCCAATCCGGAAGGCAGCAAGCGCGGCCTGGCGCCGGTCACTTCGGAGTCCGAACGCGAGCGCGCACGCGCCCTGATCGCCACCGTCCGCACCAAGGGCCGCGGCCCCAGGACCGGTTACGAGCGCGAGGCGTTCGGCTACGCCTGGAAGGACACGGTCGACGGCGTACCGCTGGGGCGCAACGGCTGCGACACCAGGAACGACATCCTGGCCAGGGACGGGCGGAAGCTGGTACGCGAGCAGGGCTCGGACTGCGTGGTCGTCTCCATGACCCTGCACGACCCGTACACCGGCCGGACCGTCGAGTGGCGCAAACAGCGCGCCATGGAGGTCCAGATCGACCACATCATGCCGCTCTCCTACGACTGGCAGATGGGAGCGGCCCGCTGGAGCGAGAGCAAGCGGGAGCGGATAGCCAATGATCCGCTGAACCTCTTGCCGGTGGACGGCTCCTCCAACAGCGCCAAACGGGATTCGGGACCTGCGTCCTGGCTGCCGCCCGACAAGCGGATCCGCTGCGCGTACTCCGTACGGTTCGCACAGGTCGCCCTCGAGTACGAGCTGCCCGTCACCGCGCCGGACAAGCGGATGATGCTCAGGCAGTGCG